In Candidatus Methanosphaera massiliense, the following are encoded in one genomic region:
- a CDS encoding type II toxin-antitoxin system RelE family toxin codes for MELEFKRSALKQLKYYKKKNPEAYKIIYKKLEEIMENPNDSSYKKVKKYPQYKRARKGDYRICFKVLNNCIYIGRIENRSKVYN; via the coding sequence ATGGAATTAGAATTTAAACGTTCTGCTTTAAAACAATTAAAATATTATAAAAAGAAAAATCCAGAAGCTTATAAAATAATTTATAAAAAATTAGAAGAAATAATGGAAAATCCAAATGATTCCAGTTATAAAAAAGTAAAGAAATATCCACAATATAAAAGAGCAAGAAAAGGAGATTACAGAATATGTTTTAAAGTATTAAATAATTGTATATATATTGGACGCATTGAAAATAGATCCAAAGTATACAATTAA
- a CDS encoding transposase yields MLNENIYSTNKYLNSKQLKLFDFGIQRQNNNYLSEISKNEKINLTHNMMLDFVLTAYNYAKLTFNKYSSHYSKKKYTQPQLFAIIAYKIYNKYDYRTTIDNLNVSTKLQKALRLKTIPHHTTIQKFFKRIETKQINNINRLLLQYFPVKECYFSLDGTGYTNSYSDIYYNNRTNKTRRQYIKNHITIDSKYMLIRHYNALKGPKFDTVFAISAIRAIKKYKPRYILADRAYDSEIIKKTIVEETTALPQIPVKTRQKSGKYRSKCRTIFLKPVYNFRNQVECVNSIQKRRFNGINNSRSTKLQIKETKLKNVFYNIYRSIQILQK; encoded by the coding sequence ATGCTAAACGAAAATATCTATTCTACAAATAAGTATTTGAATTCTAAACAACTTAAACTTTTCGATTTTGGAATTCAAAGACAAAATAATAATTATTTATCAGAAATATCCAAAAATGAAAAAATAAATTTAACACACAATATGATGTTAGATTTCGTATTAACAGCATATAATTATGCTAAATTAACTTTTAACAAATATTCATCACACTATTCAAAGAAAAAATACACACAACCACAATTATTTGCAATAATAGCTTATAAAATATACAATAAATACGATTACAGAACAACAATTGATAATCTAAACGTATCAACTAAATTACAGAAAGCTTTAAGACTAAAAACGATACCACATCACACAACAATTCAGAAATTCTTCAAAAGAATAGAAACAAAACAAATAAACAATATTAACAGACTATTATTACAATATTTCCCTGTGAAAGAGTGTTATTTCAGTTTAGATGGAACAGGATACACTAATTCCTATTCAGACATCTATTACAACAATAGAACAAATAAAACAAGACGACAATACATAAAAAACCATATCACAATCGATTCAAAATATATGTTAATAAGACATTACAATGCTTTAAAAGGACCAAAATTCGATACAGTATTTGCAATAAGTGCAATTAGAGCAATAAAGAAGTACAAACCACGGTATATATTAGCAGATAGAGCATATGACTCAGAAATAATTAAAAAAACAATAGTAGAAGAAACAACAGCATTACCACAAATACCTGTGAAAACTAGACAAAAATCAGGAAAATATAGGAGTAAATGTAGAACTATCTTCTTAAAACCAGTATATAACTTCAGAAATCAAGTAGAATGTGTGAATAGTATTCAAAAAAGAAGATTTAATGGAATAAACAATAGTAGATCTACGAAATTACAAATAAAAGAAACAAAATTAAAAAATGTGTTTTATAATATTTATAGATCTATTCAAATTTTGCAAAAATAG
- a CDS encoding Eco57I restriction-modification methylase domain-containing protein, whose amino-acid sequence MSAPQEIIDLVKTFKRNEHLYKDATQYDEENTKIDFINPFFEALGWDVHNKQKRSPLYKDVEFENSIKIGNKTKAPDYAFRIGGTPKFFVEAKKPSVEIETDKNPAFQIRRYGWSAGLDLCILTDFETLAVYETTTKPDKNQSASIGRIKFYHYSEYIDKWDEIYNLFSKDAVLQGKFDNYISGHEGIKKGTTRVDAEFLKEIEQWREILAKNIALRNSELTVEELNYAVQLIIDRIIFLRIAEDRGIERYETLKKLLEKEDIYHNFCKLCKKADSEYNSGLFHFTTENDNDFTVDTYTLSLNIDDKIFKEIFSNLYYPNSPYEFKVLPIEILGQVYEQFLGKTIRLTPGHHAKVEERPEIKKVGGVYYTPQKVTKYIVENTIGLLIDDKTPEEISKIKILDPSCGSGSFLLRAYTYLLDYHLNYYLKPEVKTPKEVVYEKNGNYYLTIREKKRILKNNIYGVDIDPLAIEVTKLSLLLKVLEDQFKDELQQQRTLFHERALPNLNDNIKCGNSLVSMDVYDKEYKDIDKPNMEHPFNYEFEFKEVFDKGGFDIIIGNPPFVRQESIKDMKEYLKDHYDIYTGESDKYVYFFEKSLKLLKQGGYLGYICSNTYTRTKYGKGLRNKLTSDTTIIRYNECKKVFKATVDTSIIIVQNKKPKENHKISINNNKYFLNQTLLTDKSWAIKPPEVIKLKNKLLDMKTTIKTIKHIKIYRGLVTGCNEAFYVNETTKKELISKNIKNKELIKPIIKGKNLSTYNLKFDNLYVLCTANGINIKKEYPDIFEYLTQFEDKLKKRYDKGDKWFNLRNCTYYDVFEIPKIIYSRIAQKPQFYYDKNKYYADATSFIMHSETISMPYLTSLLNSNTLYWLIRLIANSLSKKGFEYRKTYVEQLPIPVVTPEKQDEIGKYTLNIQSLYEKLDVVKTPLQKKEIQQRITLLEKEVNNKIYELYELTPGEIQLIEDELQ is encoded by the coding sequence ATGTCTGCACCACAAGAAATAATAGACTTAGTCAAAACATTTAAAAGAAATGAACATCTTTACAAAGATGCTACACAATATGATGAAGAAAATACTAAAATTGACTTTATTAACCCCTTCTTTGAAGCTTTGGGATGGGACGTACATAATAAACAAAAAAGGTCCCCCCTATATAAAGATGTAGAATTTGAAAATAGCATTAAAATTGGAAATAAAACAAAAGCACCAGACTATGCTTTCAGAATTGGTGGAACACCCAAATTTTTTGTAGAAGCAAAAAAACCAAGTGTAGAAATAGAAACAGATAAAAATCCAGCATTCCAAATAAGAAGATATGGATGGAGTGCAGGACTAGATTTATGTATTCTCACTGATTTTGAAACACTTGCAGTATATGAAACAACCACTAAACCTGATAAAAATCAAAGTGCAAGTATTGGTAGAATTAAATTTTATCATTATTCAGAATATATTGATAAATGGGATGAAATTTATAATCTATTTAGTAAAGATGCTGTACTACAAGGAAAATTTGATAATTATATATCTGGACATGAAGGTATTAAAAAGGGAACTACTAGGGTAGATGCGGAATTCCTTAAAGAGATAGAACAATGGAGAGAAATATTAGCTAAAAATATAGCACTTAGAAACAGTGAATTAACAGTTGAAGAACTAAACTATGCTGTGCAACTTATAATTGATCGTATAATATTTCTAAGAATAGCAGAAGATAGAGGAATAGAAAGATATGAAACGTTAAAAAAACTATTAGAAAAAGAGGATATTTATCATAATTTCTGTAAACTATGTAAAAAAGCAGATTCGGAGTATAATAGTGGACTTTTTCATTTTACAACAGAAAACGATAATGATTTTACAGTAGATACTTACACGCTTAGTTTAAATATTGATGATAAGATATTTAAAGAAATATTTTCTAATCTTTATTATCCTAATAGTCCCTATGAATTTAAAGTGTTACCTATTGAAATATTAGGACAAGTATATGAACAATTCTTAGGAAAAACAATTAGATTAACCCCTGGACATCATGCAAAAGTAGAAGAAAGACCTGAAATTAAGAAAGTTGGAGGTGTTTATTATACTCCACAAAAGGTAACTAAATATATAGTGGAAAATACTATAGGTTTATTGATTGATGATAAAACACCCGAGGAAATAAGTAAAATAAAAATATTGGATCCATCATGTGGGTCAGGTAGTTTCTTATTAAGAGCTTACACATATTTATTAGATTATCATTTAAATTATTATCTTAAACCAGAAGTTAAAACACCAAAAGAAGTAGTATATGAAAAAAATGGAAATTATTATTTAACTATACGAGAAAAGAAAAGAATTTTAAAAAACAATATTTATGGAGTAGATATAGATCCTCTTGCAATAGAAGTAACTAAACTAAGTTTATTACTTAAAGTACTGGAAGATCAGTTTAAAGATGAATTACAACAACAAAGAACATTATTCCATGAAAGAGCATTACCCAATTTAAATGATAATATTAAATGTGGTAACTCTCTTGTAAGCATGGATGTATATGATAAAGAATACAAAGATATAGATAAACCGAATATGGAACATCCTTTTAATTATGAATTTGAATTTAAAGAGGTATTTGACAAAGGAGGATTTGATATTATTATAGGCAATCCTCCATTCGTTCGACAAGAATCTATAAAAGATATGAAAGAATATCTAAAAGATCATTATGATATATACACTGGAGAATCAGATAAATATGTATACTTCTTTGAAAAATCACTTAAACTACTAAAACAAGGAGGGTATTTAGGATATATATGTTCAAATACTTATACAAGAACAAAATATGGAAAAGGATTACGAAATAAATTAACATCTGACACTACAATAATTAGATACAACGAATGTAAAAAAGTCTTTAAAGCAACAGTAGACACAAGTATTATTATTGTTCAAAATAAAAAACCAAAAGAAAATCATAAAATATCAATTAATAATAATAAATATTTTTTAAACCAAACCTTATTAACTGATAAAAGTTGGGCTATAAAACCTCCGGAAGTAATTAAGTTAAAGAATAAATTATTAGATATGAAAACTACAATTAAAACAATTAAACATATTAAGATTTATAGAGGATTAGTTACAGGTTGTAATGAAGCATTTTATGTTAATGAAACTACCAAAAAGGAATTAATTTCTAAAAATATTAAAAATAAGGAATTAATTAAACCAATAATAAAAGGAAAAAATTTATCAACATATAATTTAAAATTTGATAATTTGTATGTATTATGTACAGCTAATGGAATAAATATTAAAAAAGAATACCCTGATATTTTTGAATATTTAACTCAATTTGAAGATAAATTAAAAAAGAGATATGATAAAGGGGATAAATGGTTTAATTTAAGAAATTGTACTTATTATGATGTTTTTGAAATTCCTAAAATAATCTATAGTCGGATTGCACAAAAACCCCAATTTTATTACGATAAAAATAAATATTATGCGGATGCAACATCATTTATAATGCACTCTGAAACAATATCTATGCCATATTTAACTTCATTATTAAACTCAAATACTTTATATTGGTTAATTAGATTAATAGCGAATTCTTTATCTAAAAAAGGTTTTGAATATCGAAAAACATATGTTGAACAATTACCTATTCCTGTAGTTACTCCTGAAAAACAAGACGAAATCGGAAAATATACGTTAAACATACAATCATTATATGAAAAGTTAGACGTTGTTAAAACACCACTACAAAAAAAAGAGATACAGCAGAGAATAACACTACTAGAAAAAGAAGTTAATAATAAAATATATGAATTATATGAATTAACACCAGGAGAAATACAACTTATCGAAGATGAATTACAATAA